TTAAACTTTCTACTCCCTTATGGGAGTTTCGGCGAAGTCCTCTGGGCTTGGCAGAGACAGATCGTAGCATCTTTCTACTCCCTTATGGGAGTTTCGTTGTTATTCTAATAATATGACCGCCCATATCAACTGTTTCAACAACCTTTCTACTCCCTTATGGGAGTTTCAAAGGGTATTGATTTGGGTAAGCTTAATGTTGATATGTGTAAAGCTTTCTACTCCCTTATGGGAGTTTCGCTTGGCATCATAAAGCTGGTTCTAGCGGGCTTTCTAATATCGATAGTCTTTCTACTCCCTTATGGGAGTTTCACTGGTATCTCGCTATCAGTATGCATACTTTCCAGTCGCTGAAGTTCGCTTTCTACTCCCTTATGGGAGTTTCCCATGAACACACCATATAGAGCCGCGAAAAATGAATAGATCTTTCTACTCCCTTATGGGAGTTTCCGGCTTAAGATATTCTCACGGTCTCACAATAGAGTGTAGAGCCTCACAGTCTCCTTTCTACTCCCTTATGGGAGTTTCGGGGGAGAACGCTGTAGAGAAAGCCCTCTGGCAGCTCTATTCTTTCTACTCCCTTATGGGAGTTTCCTGAGTTGCATCCTCAACAAAGCGTTGGCACCCATCCCAACCCAGCTTTCTACTCCCTTATGGGAGTTTCATGATTCAATTCTTTATATATAAAAACTATATAGCGGTCACTTAGACTTTCTACTCCCTTATGGGAGTTTCAGATGTAGCAGTGAGGCTCTGTGCGAAATGCTCAAACAAGAATCTTTCTACTCCCTTATGGGAGTTTCCACCTTTTTCTTCAGCTCCTCAACCTCTTTTTTGCTTTGCTGAGCTCTTTCTACTCCCTTATGGGAGTTTCTGCAGTCTTTAACAAGGCAATCACTATACACGGCTTCACAAGTTGCCTTTCTACTCCCTTATGGGAGTTTCTGGACGAATTCACATTGATAATACCCAGCGAACTAGCGAAGATAATGACTTTCTACTCCCTTATGGGAGTTTCAGGTTGCGGAGTTCGGCAAGACTGTGCAGGTATGGGGATCAGCTGTAATCTTTCTACTCCCTTATGGGAGTTTCCTGAGTTCTGTTTATATAATGTGTGCAGAGGGGTATATACTTTCTACTCCCTTATGGGAGTTTCAGGGAGAAGATAGTTAGGATGATGGCTGACGGCACATACAGGACTTTCTACTCCCTTATGGGAGTTTCACGTCTACAGACAGCTAGCGTTGCTGGTGAGAAGAGTTGAGCATAACTTTCTACTCCCTTATGGGAGTTTCTTGCATTCACACTTATATCTTTTCTATAAAAGCCTTTTCCTGTTTCTGCTTAAAAAGCTTTTTGACTCTAATCAGAAAGTCCATAGACTCATCGATGGCCTATGCCATGTGTGTTCCGATGGGAAGGAGTTGACTTTATGTAGGTGTTCCGATGATGCGATGAAAAGAATTGAATGTGTTTGTTCCGACGACCAAGAATAGACTGCAATACCGAGAAAGAGTTGATTGGTTGTTCATGGGTGTGGTGAAATTGGTTTTGAATTTGCAGAGGTTTAATGGTGATGACCCTATTAAAAAATATGTTTTCTAGATTACAATGGGGCTTGTATGGTATATGGAGATCTGCGGCTATTCAAGATAACTATTGTTTGATTGTATATTCGATATTTTTCAGTAGCTTCTGTGTTCTTTTTATGTATTAGGGTTTTCTGGGTGCTCTCAATGGGGTTTTAATGTGCTCAGTTGGGTGTGTAGTCATCATCTTCAGTTATTTATCAGATACTGGCGGTTTCATCAGCTAATGTATTTTTAATTGTTGTAGTGAATTAGTTGTTTCACTATGTTTTTAGATATTCTTTTTTGAGAAAAATAAATGGTTTGGTCTTCGGATCATCACGAATTGGAATCATTAATGTTGGGTTAGTCGTAGATTATTGCTTCTTTAAGGGTTGGTTCATGTGATAGTGGTGTTAATATGGGGATTGGGCTACTTGGGGCATATCTGTTACATTTATGTGGTTTGATCTCTCCGAAGATGCTACATATGATGGTGTTGCCGCGGATTATGGCGTGTTTGCAAGAGGAGCATCTAAGACTCATGCTCTCAACCAATTTATATCTAGGCTAATCTGATTTATATATTTTTAAGCTTGATGTGGTTCTGATTAAAACCTGTATAATATTTGCTTTCATTGTAATATAAACTAGTTTAACTAAAATGTGTGTCAATGGCTAACGAATTAACAGATTGTTGGCAGGTCACAGTCTGGGAGGCAAAGCTAAAATAGCTGTAGTGTATAATACAGTAGTGTGGTGGTAGTTTTGCCTACTGTACGTGAATTGTTGACTGAGCCTCCGATTATATTGAAACCTACTATGAGGATAGGTGAAGTATTGCCCAAGATGAAGGAGCATAGAATTGTTGCAGCTCCTGTTGTAAATGATGACAATGTGTTAATTGGTGTTTTGAGCTATAGGAGCATTCTTATGAAGGGTGTTGGCAGGGACACTAAGGTTCAAACTGTTATGGAGCCGCCATACTCACTCGACGAGAACCTAGACTTTGACAGAGCTATTATGGCGTTTGTCAATTGGAGGGCTAGGGAAATACCTGTGATAAATGCTAATGAGGTTGTGGTAGGGATTGTCTCTAGAAACATTGTATTAGATTATATGCTTAGAAATGGGCTGGTGCCATCTGCAACAGTAGACTCTGCAATGAGCAAACCAGCTATAACAATTGAGGAGGGCGAGAGTATAGCTAGGGCAAGGTGGCTTATGCTGAAAAGCGGTATCTCAAGGCTTGTTGTAGTCGATAAGACTGGGAGGGTGGCAGGGGTGATAACATTGAGCGATATAGTTGAGAGGCTCTACACTATTAGACTGAGTAGAAGAAAAGGCTATGAGTGGATACAGAGCGAGGAATCGTTTTTAGCAGCTCCAGTAGCAGACTATATGACCAGCCCCCCAATCACAATTCCATCGGGATCCAGCCTAGCTAAAGCGATAAGCATTCTACTAGAGAATAGAATATCCGGAGCCCCTATAGTCTCAGCCGACGACAAGCCACTGGGGGTTTTCAGCGGGTTGGATGCGCTGAAGCTTTACCTAGACCAGCTAAAGATTTCCATGCCTATAGAGGCTAAGCTATCCCAGGTTGTGAAAGAGGATCTTACTAAGCTTCAGATAGAGAAGCTTGTCAACAGCTACCTATCAAAATTCTCAAGATATGTAAATGTGATAGACTTTAAACTAGCTGTGAAAGAAGAGACGAAGACTGATAAAGAGGGCAGAAGAAGATACAATGTTAGGGTAAGGGTAGTTACAGATTCTGGTGCAGTAACATCACAATCCATATGCTGGGATCTGCCAACATGTGTTAGGGAAGCACTTGAAATCATTGAAAAGAGATTAAGAAAACAGGTTGAGAAAATAGTTACAGCGAAAAGAAAGAAGAAGAGAGAAGGTGACTAGAGAATTTCAACTCTAAACCGATTGGCAATACTTTTTGAAAGAGCTTTGTAGACATCGGATACACACAATGTTGTGGCTCCAGGGGTTCGCAAACCGACTTCTACTAGAAATGATGCTTCCCCCTCTTTCACCTCCAGCAGCCTAATATCGTTAATGCTTGCCACAAACCTTGATCTCGATAGTATTTCCCTAACGGTATTGACAATTCTGTCTATATCCAGCCCATGTCCATATACATCCAATCTGAATTTCAGTATCTGGAGGGACTGTTTAACAATAACAGAGTTTAAAACCTGTCTATACGGTATAAAGACTATTCTATTGTCTGGAGTGAGTATCTCCATAAAGTTTCCCTCTAGCAAAACAACCTTGCCTTCATATGCACCATCATCTACATTGACTTGGATGTACTCGCCATCTCTTAGAAGCCCAGAGGACACAAGTATCAAATAGCTGAAGGTGTTTTCTATGAGCGACCTCAAAGAGATTATCACAACAATGATTATGATGATTGCTATGGAGATAGAGAACCAGAGTGTATACTGAATGAAGCTGGATATGGCTATTGGTATCACAATTAGTGCAGATAGCACTAAAACTATGATTTTTATCAACTCCTCTGCTCTTCTAGATATCACACCCTTTATTCTAAGCCCTCTAAGAATCCTTCCAATGGTAACATATATGGCTATTACTATGGCGATTGCAACAACTATGTAGAGAACCATATATAGAATGCTTAACTCAATTGTTATAGGCCCTAAAGAAATGTTGCTGGCATTACCCACTCGCTACTCACCGAAGAGCTTGCTTATCAACTGCTTTTCACCAAAGATAGCAACTATGTCGCCAGGCTCGATAGTGATGTTATTTTCTAACGATATTGGAGACCCGTTTCTAATTATAGCAATGACTTTTATCCCCTCCTCCTCCAGATCCTTAACAGTTCTCGAAACTATTCGCGAAGCAGTGGAAACAGTGTGGATTATAATGCTTTTATCGCCAAAATCAATAAAATAGGTATCGAAAATCCTTGCTAGAATATCGTTGCTCAGCTCCTTTGACTTCACTATAACCTCGCTTACAATACCATATGTCTTCAGAAACCTCCCAACAATGTTATTGTTGACAACAACTATTATCTTCGGTATTTTCATTTCTTTTGCAAGCATAGAGACAAAAACATTTACCATGTCATTGTCATGGGTGGCCACGACAGCATCTGCCTTGTCAAGCCCCACCTCAAGATAGAGCTTCTCATCAAATAGATCTCCTGTGAATACAGGTATGTCAAATTCTCTAGAAAGCATCTCAGCATCTTTCTGGCTATCTGTAACCACAACAAAATCTCCTTTCTCGTAGTCAAGCTCCCTCCTTATAGATTTAATAAGTTCTACAACCTCTTTTGAACCTCCAACAATGAAAATCTTCATGTTGCTGTCATCTCATCAAATATTTGGTATATGCTACAATAGCATCTAGATATTGAGAATTTGTAACCTCTTTTAAAACTTTTTTGAATCTTTATAGCCTCGCATACCTGCTCCAACGAAACTTACTAAATATATCCCCTAATGCCTCATAACACCCTGGGAATGTTTTTCCACATTAAAAAGCCTGGCAACTGCCTATCAATAAGGTTTGTAGTCAGCCCTACGGGATTGGGGTTTGAGTTTTGTGGAAAATGTTATGTGTAAGTTGCACCAAACATTTCTTTGGCTTGCCCAGAGCTTTACAATAATGCTTTCCTTCTATAGTAATAGCCTATCAACAGGTAGAGGGGTAGGAACTCCAGTCTGCCGAAGTACATTGCCATGATCAGAATTACCTTTGATGCTATAGGTATTGTCGGGGTTGTTATCCCTACGGAGAGCCCTACGCAGGAGAGTGCTGAGGTTACTTCAAACATGCTGTCTACAAAATCGTAATTCGTTATATTGGCTGTTACTAGGCTTAGGTATAATGATAAAGACAAGATGATTTGCATTAAAGCGTATATGATTATATATGTTATTGCCGAGGTTATCTCCTCATCGTCTAGCACCTCCTCTCCTAGCTTTTTAGTGATTCTAAAGCCTTTTGGCAGAACAGATCTCTCTACATCCCACAGAATACTCTTCAACGCTATCAAAACCCTCTTAGTCTTTATCCCACCGGCAGTCGAAAACGTTGCTCCGCCAATGGCCATAGAGATTATTAGTATAATTTTAAATATTGTTGGATATTGTTGTATATCTCCTGCCTGAAAACCCGTTGTTGTGTAACCTGATACCACATGGTATACTAGTGGCACTATGAGACTACCCATATTCAGTGAGATGGACGCCAACATTGTTACTAGAATCAATGCTGAGAGTATTGCGAAGAAGCCTTTTGTTTCAGGGGATTTGGCAAACGCTTTGAAATCTCCTGTCGACAGCTTGTATAGGTCCCTGAAGTTGAGTGCTCCTATAACCATTATTATAGATGTTGTTACCAAGACCATCGAATTTCCTCTAGAGAACCAGTAGCCAATGTTCTGGTCCTTTGTTGACATGCCACCTGTTGCCATAGCTGTCATGGAGTGTGTTAATGAGTCTAGGAAGCCCATGCCACTTGCTATAAGCAGTATAGTGCCGAAAATGGTGTAGGCAGAGTACATCAGAAACAGGTCTATTATAGACCTCCTAATTGTTGCAACTAGTTTAGCTCCTCTCTCAACAGGATATATCCTGATAAGCGATGCATGGAGAAATGGGAGTATTGTACCAGCCACAACAACTGTGCCTAACTCTCCAAGCCACTGAGTCATAGCCCTCCACACAAGAACTACATAGGGTATGGACTCCAAGTTCTCAAGTATCGTTAGCCCCGTTCCACTGAACCCGCTGATAGACTCGAAGAAGGCGTCTAGCGGGTCTATGCCTGGTGTGGAGATGTAGATTATTGATGTTGTTATTGGTACAGTGATCCAAACAAGGGCAACAGAGATCATAGCATCCAATGGATTATCTATTAAATACCTCCTCAGCAAATATGTGATAGAGCCCCAAAAAGCAAGTAGAATGGTGCAAGCCTCTAGATACTCTATCGACACCCCATACCCGTTGAAATTCCCTGTGTACAAGTAGTATAGAAGAAATGAAATGCCATTGACCGTGGCTATGACGACTAGAGCCAGGTTTATTTGGGAAACAGCCGAGGCTATTGCAAAAAATCTTCTCAGCTTTTGTCACCACGGCGATTACTGTCAAAAAATACTGGTTTTGTAGGTGGTTAAGGTATTGCAGGTGTGAATTTGATTCCGTATACTATCAATCCCTCGTCTGACTCTTCCCAAATCC
Above is a genomic segment from Ignisphaera sp. containing:
- a CDS encoding NAD-binding protein, translating into MKIFIVGGSKEVVELIKSIRRELDYEKGDFVVVTDSQKDAEMLSREFDIPVFTGDLFDEKLYLEVGLDKADAVVATHDNDMVNVFVSMLAKEMKIPKIIVVVNNNIVGRFLKTYGIVSEVIVKSKELSNDILARIFDTYFIDFGDKSIIIHTVSTASRIVSRTVKDLEEEGIKVIAIIRNGSPISLENNITIEPGDIVAIFGEKQLISKLFGE
- a CDS encoding TrkH family potassium uptake protein — its product is MSIEYLEACTILLAFWGSITYLLRRYLIDNPLDAMISVALVWITVPITTSIIYISTPGIDPLDAFFESISGFSGTGLTILENLESIPYVVLVWRAMTQWLGELGTVVVAGTILPFLHASLIRIYPVERGAKLVATIRRSIIDLFLMYSAYTIFGTILLIASGMGFLDSLTHSMTAMATGGMSTKDQNIGYWFSRGNSMVLVTTSIIMVIGALNFRDLYKLSTGDFKAFAKSPETKGFFAILSALILVTMLASISLNMGSLIVPLVYHVVSGYTTTGFQAGDIQQYPTIFKIILIISMAIGGATFSTAGGIKTKRVLIALKSILWDVERSVLPKGFRITKKLGEEVLDDEEITSAITYIIIYALMQIILSLSLYLSLVTANITNYDFVDSMFEVTSALSCVGLSVGITTPTIPIASKVILIMAMYFGRLEFLPLYLLIGYYYRRKALL
- a CDS encoding CBS domain-containing protein, which produces MPTVRELLTEPPIILKPTMRIGEVLPKMKEHRIVAAPVVNDDNVLIGVLSYRSILMKGVGRDTKVQTVMEPPYSLDENLDFDRAIMAFVNWRAREIPVINANEVVVGIVSRNIVLDYMLRNGLVPSATVDSAMSKPAITIEEGESIARARWLMLKSGISRLVVVDKTGRVAGVITLSDIVERLYTIRLSRRKGYEWIQSEESFLAAPVADYMTSPPITIPSGSSLAKAISILLENRISGAPIVSADDKPLGVFSGLDALKLYLDQLKISMPIEAKLSQVVKEDLTKLQIEKLVNSYLSKFSRYVNVIDFKLAVKEETKTDKEGRRRYNVRVRVVTDSGAVTSQSICWDLPTCVREALEIIEKRLRKQVEKIVTAKRKKKREGD